The following coding sequences are from one Streptococcus sp. NPS 308 window:
- a CDS encoding amino acid ABC transporter substrate-binding protein gives MKRKKIALVLALFFSFFLTACTQKASDPNQDNWVKYQKQGSITIGFDNTFVPMGFEEKNGQYAGFDIDLAQAVSEKLGIQIKFQPIDWDMKETELQNGTIDAIWNGYTATDERKEKVAFTIPYMENQQVLVSKKSQNIQSVKDMSNKVLGAQAGSSGYLDFEAQPDLLKSQVKDQKANQYQSFNEALIDLKNDRIDALLIDRVYANYYLQSEGILNDYNVFSAGFESESFAVGVRPADKTLLATLNQAFISLYQEGKFQEISQKWFGEDVATSQVKNQE, from the coding sequence ATGAAGAGAAAGAAAATTGCCCTTGTACTTGCTCTGTTCTTTAGCTTCTTCCTGACGGCTTGTACGCAGAAGGCAAGTGACCCAAATCAGGATAATTGGGTCAAATATCAAAAGCAGGGTAGCATTACTATTGGCTTTGACAATACCTTTGTTCCCATGGGATTTGAGGAAAAGAATGGCCAGTATGCAGGTTTTGATATTGACTTAGCTCAAGCTGTTTCTGAAAAGCTAGGAATTCAGATTAAATTTCAACCCATCGACTGGGATATGAAAGAAACCGAACTACAAAACGGTACTATTGATGCTATCTGGAATGGCTATACAGCTACAGATGAACGGAAAGAGAAGGTTGCTTTTACCATACCTTATATGGAAAATCAGCAAGTTTTAGTTTCTAAGAAATCTCAGAACATCCAGTCAGTCAAAGATATGAGTAACAAGGTTTTGGGAGCTCAGGCAGGTTCTTCTGGTTATTTAGACTTTGAAGCGCAGCCAGACTTGTTAAAAAGTCAAGTAAAAGACCAGAAGGCAAATCAATACCAAAGTTTCAATGAAGCCTTGATTGATTTGAAGAATGATCGGATTGATGCCCTGTTGATTGACCGTGTCTATGCCAATTACTACCTTCAGTCTGAAGGTATATTAAATGACTACAATGTCTTTTCAGCTGGATTTGAAAGTGAGTCTTTTGCAGTGGGTGTTAGACCTGCTGATAAAACTTTGCTAGCTACTCTGAATCAAGCCTTTATCTCGCTATACCAAGAAGGAAAATTTCAGGAAATCAGCCAGAAATGGTTTGGAGAAGATGTAGCCACCAGTCAAGTTAAAAATCAAGAATAA
- a CDS encoding amino acid ABC transporter ATP-binding protein, which produces MLELRNINKAFGGKQILTNFSLSIPEKQILAIVGPSGGGKTTLLRMLAGLETIDSGEIYYNGESLAIDELEKRNLLGFVFQDFQLFPHLSVLDNLTLSPIKTMSMEKEVAEKKARGLLEQLGLAGHADAFPFSLSGGQKQRVALARAMMIDPEIIGYDEPTSALDPELRLEVEKLILQNKERGMTQIVVTHDLQFAENIADQILKVEPK; this is translated from the coding sequence ATGTTAGAATTACGAAACATTAACAAGGCCTTTGGTGGCAAACAAATCTTAACCAATTTCAGCCTATCAATTCCTGAAAAGCAAATCCTTGCAATCGTAGGTCCATCAGGAGGCGGAAAGACCACCTTGTTACGTATGCTAGCTGGATTGGAAACCATCGATTCTGGGGAAATCTACTATAACGGCGAATCGCTAGCTATAGATGAACTAGAAAAGCGCAATCTTCTGGGATTTGTTTTCCAAGATTTTCAACTCTTTCCGCATTTGTCAGTTCTAGATAACTTAACCTTGTCGCCCATAAAAACGATGAGTATGGAGAAGGAAGTTGCTGAGAAGAAGGCGCGTGGTTTGTTAGAACAACTTGGGTTAGCAGGACATGCAGATGCCTTTCCATTCTCACTTTCAGGTGGGCAAAAACAGCGTGTTGCCTTAGCGCGTGCCATGATGATTGATCCTGAAATTATCGGATATGATGAGCCGACATCGGCTTTAGACCCAGAGCTACGATTAGAAGTAGAAAAACTTATCCTTCAAAATAAAGAGCGTGGGATGACCCAGATTGTTGTGACCCACGATCTTCAGTTTGCCGAAAATATTGCTGATCAGATCCTTAAGGTTGAGCCGAAGTAG